AGCTATTAATTCTGGTGGGAACTATTTTTCAGGGGAAGCCATCAATGTAAGTGATCCTAAGATCCCTTTGTCCTACAAAATTGATATAAACACTATGCAACCATTTTATGTAAACTTGATGGCCTGGGTATACCAGgcagaaatatttctgaaacagGAAGGTATCACTGAAACAGTACTTTGCTAGAAGTTTAGCACCCTGTGATATGCCCTCCCTCTCTTGATGACCTGCTTTGTGAGTCTGAACAAATCTCTTAGCATCTCTGCACCTTTGTTTCATCATCTACTGAAGGACCATCTATCAAGATATCCAATCTCAAGTATCAAAGGAGACAACAATTGTAAAGGTGCTTTGAAATATGTTGACGTACTCTATAAGTGTACAATATTTCTTTCATTCGTGGCCTGAATGGGGGCACATGCCTCCCACTGCATCAAATTTCCAAACAAAGAGGGAATTAGGCAattcatagaaaaatgaaaacaacataaaaactACCTTCCACCTAGCCACCCACCACCTACTATCCTGAAATATTTCAATAGCCAACAAGCATCTGAccacattgtgtttttaaaaatccttccatTTGGAAACATTCATTCACattaaaaggaaacagaattaACACAAATGCATAGCTAATTCCTAAAATGTTCATATTAGTGACAGTTTCAACCTCCTCAGCTGTCAAATGTTATTACCAGAACTGCTGAGAAATGGCAAAGTGGCTTTCATTTTTTACTTGCCTCCCATGAACCAGCTCATCCATATTCTTGGCAAGATGCTAGAGAACAGTGGTGTGAgggggataaaaagaaaatgggggcTTTAGGAGGCTGAACAACTCTCACAGGAGAACATTGCCCCCACTGGAGTGTTAGAgggtttcattcattttcaacaTTACTTAGTGACTCTTTCTAAGCTATTTCAACTGGCATATTGTTACCACTGGCTCTCAAGCATGTGATATTTGCAATAGGTGGAGCAAGCTTGTATTATGCCAGGACACCGTACTGGACTTTCAAAGGTTTAGACACTTTGGGTTCCTGCTTGCAACACTGGCCCACAAAATCCATATATTTTGGGTTACCTTTTGCCCCAAGAAACACTGATAGCAAACCTAAGTAAGGAAGTGGGCTTAGGCAGAGAAGTTCTCCCTGCCACTGCAGGGGATTGTACCAGCATAACAGTCTATGGTGTACTGAACAGCTCAAAAAGAGATCTGTGAAGACCTCACAGAGCTACTCATCTACACTCACCTCAGGCAGAGGCACACCATTGATGATCAGATCTGGCTGCTGGGGGCCCTGGCTGTTGAAAGAGTGATGGTAGATGTGGTTGGCGCTGGTATTGCGAGTATTCTGGTTCTCTACATTCAGGAAAGTGCTCTCAGAGCGGCGGCAGCCCAGGGGCAGCGTCTGCTGGTGGTAGTCGAAATAGTtgagggaggaggtcagggaggagcaACTAACAACGTTCATCTTGTCTGTCTCCTCCACATCCCGGGGTACCAGGCGGATATcattcttactgatttttttcttcttgcttgaTTTCTTTTGATGCCCATAGGAGTACTCAGCGATTCTATGTGACAGAAAAGGCAGCATGAATTGATAACACCCTCCCAAACCATGCACTGATTAATAAACATTAAGCATCCCAGAGGGTTGCACCCCATCTCCGCTCCAGCTCCTTATTCTGGCGCATTACATCATCTGGTTTCTCCCTGTGCTTTTCGCATGCGAAAACAAGCTGAGGGCCATGAAGTTTTCATATTGAACATAGTAAcctccccctacccccacccaaAAAAGTTCCTATAATCTGgatctggaatttttcatttgagTGGTCAGTGAGCAGGGGTGGGAGGATGGGGAAAGTTGAGCCTGTGGGAGAGAAAGCATTAAAATGCTTAAATCTGGAGCTTCCCTGGAACCCAAAACAACTTCGGGGTAAAGTGAGAAGCAAACCCCAATTTAACACAAAGAGGAGAtggagggaaataaaaaataaactgcttGCCAGTTCCTCCAGGCATTTACCATGTAGCAAACTCCCTTAATCAGCTTCCTCTATGATTGACCTGATCAATTTTAGACTGGGGTAGAAGATGAGATCCTGTCCTTTGAAGTCTCCTCAACTCCTGTCCTCCACACCCTCCGCCCTGCCCTAGCCCAGCTCCCTTCTACTCTCCACCCAGCCCCCTCCTCTTACAGAGAAATCTGATAGCCAAACCCATTTGAATGAGGGGAAATGCCTTTTTACCTCTTTCCCCTTAGGCTCACTTTCTCCTCTGCCTTTTTGTCTTGCTCCTCGCTAATGGGAGAAACCGAGATGCAATGCAGACACTTGCTGTTTTGTCCTTTTATAAAACAGCCGAGGAGACAAGTGATGGttaaacaattactgcaaaggaatttaAAGGTTAGTGCATTCAGCATCCTTCTCCATTCAGGTGTACCTAAAAGCAGCTGTGCTGCAACTGGAACATAAAGAGCTCAATTTAATTAACACTGACACAGACCCAGCAACGTGCACCAAAGACACCAAGCATTAAGAGACTTgtcaaaagaaatacattaaaatgtagGCAGATTCTCAATGTCACTTATTACTTAGCACATAATGATTTCAGCTTATTGTTTGGAAATTCAATTTCTAGGCAATAATCAGCAAAACAATAGGGTTAATAAATAATACAGGTTGATCTTTACAAGGGAAAGACTGCCTGTATTCTCGCTCTACAAAGCTAATTGTCTGAATACAAAAAGGGAGCCCAATTCAAGCAGCAATTGCAGATCATCTTGCAAGTCTCATAAATGAATGCATTTCAGGAAGAGGCTCTGCAGAAGCTGAGAACAAGGAACCTCTGCCTAATCACATGGAAAGAAACGCTCCTGAACTTTAGGTTTCTAAAAAGTCTGAACAGATGGAGAGACTGCATATCTACAGAGGCAAATAATTGCTCTGTCCCTGGGATCTACCTAGAGCTAAGCAGTTGAGTTCCCCTCACCCTTTCACTCTGTGCCCAGGCAGACTTGCAATGATGGCAAGCTGATGCTACTGGGGATTGGGAGCGGATTAAATCCCCCCAAACCCCTGGAATACggttgattttcttttctaatctgtTTACAGAATCAATGGGAAGTTCTAATCATTTTGTTTACCCATGATGAGTAAGTTTGGCAATGCCCCATCCAATTATTCAGCTGAGGCATTCATTGAATAGCCTTTTCTGTATTGACCAATTATTTAATTAAACTGTACTTCATTAATCCCAAACCATCACAGGGAAGAGAGTGCTTTACAAAATACACATTTGGGTGAAGTTGGAGAGCACTGAGATTtgcacttttttttccaaattcaaatGCTCTCCTCCCTGTTTTAATGATCTCCCTGGCAAGCACTCAGAAAGAGCTCTCACTTCTAGTCATATATCACCAAGAGGTGGCAAAGccttcaatatctttatttcaagctgatttctttttcatcaaGGAAAGGGTCTTATGCATTTACTTTATGCTGAGAAAATGGCTTAAAAAGAGTCCCCTCTATCATTATctccatataaataaaattttattgaccCTGCATTTTTCTCCTATAAAAATCGCCACTGGCAGTCACAGGTTTCAAAGGTAAGAGCAatattaatttccatttctcccaTCTGAAATGACTCggtgctgaaggaaaaaaaagtcatggcCATTTCACTAGTAACAGGATTAAAGCATTTATGAGGCATTGCAGCTGCTCTTTTATGGCACCTGATTGATATTCATGTGTGGTTAGCGTTTGTCTACTAACTTGTGTAATGCAGAGAATAGTAAAAGGGAAACAATAATTGCATGGCTGTTACATATTCAGGGAGCTCTGATTCACAGAAGTGTGCATTTCAGATGGTGTCAACTACAAATCTGACCTACAGGAACATATTTTGACTGATTAACATGCAAGCACAGATGGCACAAAAGACAAACTGGATGTGTAGGTGTGTTgaaagcacacacacaccttgGTTGGAAATAGCAGCATCATTCATTTTCAGCAAAgtaaagaaacaacttttttttcaacTGTTTCGATGAGACACTGctggaaaaattatatattaagttGGGTTCTAGAAATTCTTGGACTTATTTATACTATCCAATTGTAAAGAAGAACTTCAGTAAGACCCTCTAATGTGCTAATCCGGATTGTTTTTTAAGTGCTATATGTCATTCTAGTTTCcacatttctcttccttttcttcacccttctcctcatctctcttctcccccaccccaatatACACATCCTGCACACACTTCAAGAGAAATTGTAACACAATAGCCCATAGTGACATCCACTGGTAGCAACTAGATCTTAATGCCACAGCACAGTTCCACATAAGAGGAAATCACCATAAACTCCAAGATTGCTATTTTTATTGAAACATCTGGATGCAAAGTCTTGTCCCTCATTGGGAAGTTGGGTCTTTATACACCAACCTAACAGATATTTGAAAACATACAGATAGATGCTTGACAGAATTTCACTTTATATAGTCAGATGTTTAGGGATTAGATCAAACCAAACCAAGAAGAGACATAAAAACACTAATCACCTGTTCTTTGTCCCTTACTCTGTTTCCCAACTTGAACTCCTACTCCCAGGCACTCTTCAGAGTTTATCACTGCAGCAAAATAGGGCAGCTGCCAGCATTCCCTCTCCTTTCAGTAACTGTCTCCAAATCACTGTGCCCTCGAAATCAAGTTATGGTTTTGCTGAAAATGTGAGTCTCATCTCTTCttatctcttctttctccctttctctttctccttcccctctctcctcccctgcccctaGTTCCCATAACTTCATGGAGACAGctgtgcaaattttaaaatgataattgctTTTCTGCTCATCATCATTATGTGACAGAATCCATTCAAACAGTAAATGATTGTCTTCCAGCAAATTGTCAGATCAAAAGAATTGATCAACTTGGACTCTCACAAACTTTCCCCCCCTCCACAAAGAAGCTGTGTGAGTATGCTGCATGCAATTAAGTGGGAAACAAAAGCACTGGGGTTTTCACAAAGAGACACAGATACTCACACCTTACTCATCccagacaaagaagaaaagaaagaaaagttggcTCTACCTGCAGTTGTAGGTTCGGATCTCTTTGTTGTCGCGCTTGCACTTGATTGCCACGAAGATCATAGTGACAAAGAGGATGCCAGCAATAGAGCCCAGGGCGATAATGAAAATCAAGGATAGGTTCACTGAGCCCATTGACTCTTGGGCATCAAGAGCCGGGGAAAGGTAGATTAGGACCAGCGCAGAGGCTGAGAGAGACGTCTTGCCGTGGTCATGGGCCACCACAATAAGCTCATAGGAAGCTTTAGAGCTCTCGCCGAAGGTGCGGGTGGTTCTGATTTCGCCATTAACCTGGTCTATTTCAAAGAAGCCGCGGTCACCCTCAGTCATGTCATAGGTAACTCTACCATTTTCGCCCTCGTCGTAGTCGTCTGCCTTGACAACAGTCACCAGGTAGCCTATGCCTGAGTTTCGGGGGATGTAGACCTCAGCAGTGCCATTGATTAATGGCGGGGCTGTGATAACTGGGGTATTGTCATTGACGTCTAGGATGATGACCCGCACCGTGGCGTTGCTTTGCAGTGAGGGCAGGCCACCATCCTTGGCCAGCACCTTGAATTCAAATGCCTTGGTCTGCTCATGGTTGAAGGATCGCAGAGCATAGATATCACCCGAATTGGGATTGATGGAGACATAGGTGAATACAGGCATGTCCCGCACCTGCGACGGCACTATCTGGTAGGAGACACTGCCATTGAGACCCAGATCAGGATCGCGGgcagacacagagagaagataAGCGCCGGGAGTGTTATTCTCCTGCACGATGACCTGGTAGTAGGGCTTAGAGAAGTGCGGGTGGTTGTCATTCTCATCAGTTATGCGCACTGTAAAGGACTTGGCACTTTGCAGCATAGGTACACCGCCGTCGCGCGCCTGAATGGTAAGATTGTACTGATCGTGCTGCTCACGATCCAGCCGACCGTCCACCAGGATAGTGGAGAAGCTCTCATACTCCTGCAGGCGAAACGGCACGTTGCCCAGCAAACGGCACTGCACTCGTCCATTGAGGCCTGAGTCGCGATCAGACACCCGAACTAGGGCGATCACGTAGCCTGGGGGGGCGCTCTCGCTCACCTCCACAAGCTCACTGTTGACCGACAGCAAGTTGATTATCGGTGGGTTGTCATTGGTGTCCAGCACGCTGACGGTGACCTTGCAGTGTGCTGGGATAGAGTTGGGCCCCAGGTCCTTGGCCTGAACGTCCAGTTCGTACACGTGGCCCTCTTCATAGTCTAGGGCACCGGTGACAGTGACCAAGCCACTGTGTGGATCGATTTGGAAGAGCTCGCGTGTTCGGTCGTTGACATAGCCATAGAAAGAGTAGACAACCTGGCCGTTGGTGCCCTCGTCTGGGTCACTAGCATTAAGGCGAATGACGGGTGTGTTGGGAGGCGAGTTCTCAGGCACGCTCACCGAGTAGGTGGACTCGCCAAACACCGGGTTGTTGTCATTGGAATCAGTCACCTTGATGCTGAGGCCCACGGTGCCCAAGTGCGGCGGGTCTCCGCCGTCGAGTGCAGTGATTCGAAAATTGTAGTGCGACTGAGTCTCGCGGTCTAGACTTTTCTCCACCACGAGTTCAGCAAAGCGTGAACCGTCGCCACGCGTCTTGATCTCCAGGCCGAACAGTTCGTTGGGCGTGAGCTCATAAGTCTGC
This window of the Urocitellus parryii isolate mUroPar1 chromosome X, mUroPar1.hap1, whole genome shotgun sequence genome carries:
- the Pcdh19 gene encoding protocadherin-19 isoform X2; this encodes MESLLLPVLLLLAVLWTQAAALINLKYSVEEEQRAGTVIANVAKDAREAGFALDPRQASAFRVVSNSAPHLVDINPSSGLLVTKQKIDRDLLCRQSPKCIISLEVMSSSMEICVIKVEIKDLNDNAPSFPAAQIELEISEAASPGTRIPLDSAYDPDSGSFGVQTYELTPNELFGLEIKTRGDGSRFAELVVEKSLDRETQSHYNFRITALDGGDPPHLGTVGLSIKVTDSNDNNPVFGESTYSVSVPENSPPNTPVIRLNASDPDEGTNGQVVYSFYGYVNDRTRELFQIDPHSGLVTVTGALDYEEGHVYELDVQAKDLGPNSIPAHCKVTVSVLDTNDNPPIINLLSVNSELVEVSESAPPGYVIALVRVSDRDSGLNGRVQCRLLGNVPFRLQEYESFSTILVDGRLDREQHDQYNLTIQARDGGVPMLQSAKSFTVRITDENDNHPHFSKPYYQVIVQENNTPGAYLLSVSARDPDLGLNGSVSYQIVPSQVRDMPVFTYVSINPNSGDIYALRSFNHEQTKAFEFKVLAKDGGLPSLQSNATVRVIILDVNDNTPVITAPPLINGTAEVYIPRNSGIGYLVTVVKADDYDEGENGRVTYDMTEGDRGFFEIDQVNGEIRTTRTFGESSKASYELIVVAHDHGKTSLSASALVLIYLSPALDAQESMGSVNLSLIFIIALGSIAGILFVTMIFVAIKCKRDNKEIRTYNCRIAEYSYGHQKKSSKKKKISKNDIRLVPRDVEETDKMNVVSCSSLTSSLNYFDYHQQTLPLGCRRSESTFLNVENQNTRNTSANHIYHHSFNSQGPQQPDLIINGVPLPETENYSFDSNYVNSRAHLIKSSSTFKDLEGNSLKDSGHEESDQTDSEHDVQRSLYCDTAVNDVLNTSVTSMGSQMPDHDQNEGFHCREECRILGHSDRCWMPRNPMPTRSKSPEHVRNIIALSIEATAADVEAYDDCGPTKRTFATFGKDVSDHPAEERSTLKGKRTVDVTVCSPKVNGAIREAGNGCEAISPVTSPLHLKSPLPTKPSMSYTVALAPPARDLEQYVNNVNNGPSRPSEAEPRGADSEKVMHEVNPILKEGRDKESPGVKRLKDIVL
- the Pcdh19 gene encoding protocadherin-19 isoform X1, translating into MESLLLPVLLLLAVLWTQAAALINLKYSVEEEQRAGTVIANVAKDAREAGFALDPRQASAFRVVSNSAPHLVDINPSSGLLVTKQKIDRDLLCRQSPKCIISLEVMSSSMEICVIKVEIKDLNDNAPSFPAAQIELEISEAASPGTRIPLDSAYDPDSGSFGVQTYELTPNELFGLEIKTRGDGSRFAELVVEKSLDRETQSHYNFRITALDGGDPPHLGTVGLSIKVTDSNDNNPVFGESTYSVSVPENSPPNTPVIRLNASDPDEGTNGQVVYSFYGYVNDRTRELFQIDPHSGLVTVTGALDYEEGHVYELDVQAKDLGPNSIPAHCKVTVSVLDTNDNPPIINLLSVNSELVEVSESAPPGYVIALVRVSDRDSGLNGRVQCRLLGNVPFRLQEYESFSTILVDGRLDREQHDQYNLTIQARDGGVPMLQSAKSFTVRITDENDNHPHFSKPYYQVIVQENNTPGAYLLSVSARDPDLGLNGSVSYQIVPSQVRDMPVFTYVSINPNSGDIYALRSFNHEQTKAFEFKVLAKDGGLPSLQSNATVRVIILDVNDNTPVITAPPLINGTAEVYIPRNSGIGYLVTVVKADDYDEGENGRVTYDMTEGDRGFFEIDQVNGEIRTTRTFGESSKASYELIVVAHDHGKTSLSASALVLIYLSPALDAQESMGSVNLSLIFIIALGSIAGILFVTMIFVAIKCKRDNKEIRTYNCSNCLTITCLLGCFIKGQNSKCLHCISVSPISEEQDKKAEEKVSLRGKRIAEYSYGHQKKSSKKKKISKNDIRLVPRDVEETDKMNVVSCSSLTSSLNYFDYHQQTLPLGCRRSESTFLNVENQNTRNTSANHIYHHSFNSQGPQQPDLIINGVPLPETENYSFDSNYVNSRAHLIKSSSTFKDLEGNSLKDSGHEESDQTDSEHDVQRSLYCDTAVNDVLNTSVTSMGSQMPDHDQNEGFHCREECRILGHSDRCWMPRNPMPTRSKSPEHVRNIIALSIEATAADVEAYDDCGPTKRTFATFGKDVSDHPAEERSTLKGKRTVDVTVCSPKVNGAIREAGNGCEAISPVTSPLHLKSPLPTKPSMSYTVALAPPARDLEQYVNNVNNGPSRPSEAEPRGADSEKVMHEVNPILKEGRDKESPGVKRLKDIVL
- the Pcdh19 gene encoding protocadherin-19 isoform X3 yields the protein MESLLLPVLLLLAVLWTQAAALINLKYSVEEEQRAGTVIANVAKDAREAGFALDPRQASAFRVVSNSAPHLVDINPSSGLLVTKQKIDRDLLCRQSPKCIISLEVMSSSMEICVIKVEIKDLNDNAPSFPAAQIELEISEAASPGTRIPLDSAYDPDSGSFGVQTYELTPNELFGLEIKTRGDGSRFAELVVEKSLDRETQSHYNFRITALDGGDPPHLGTVGLSIKVTDSNDNNPVFGESTYSVSVPENSPPNTPVIRLNASDPDEGTNGQVVYSFYGYVNDRTRELFQIDPHSGLVTVTGALDYEEGHVYELDVQAKDLGPNSIPAHCKVTVSVLDTNDNPPIINLLSVNSELVEVSESAPPGYVIALVRVSDRDSGLNGRVQCRLLGNVPFRLQEYESFSTILVDGRLDREQHDQYNLTIQARDGGVPMLQSAKSFTVRITDENDNHPHFSKPYYQVIVQENNTPGAYLLSVSARDPDLGLNGSVSYQIVPSQVRDMPVFTYVSINPNSGDIYALRSFNHEQTKAFEFKVLAKDGGLPSLQSNATVRVIILDVNDNTPVITAPPLINGTAEVYIPRNSGIGYLVTVVKADDYDEGENGRVTYDMTEGDRGFFEIDQVNGEIRTTRTFGESSKASYELIVVAHDHGKTSLSASALVLIYLSPALDAQESMGSVNLSLIFIIALGSIAGILFVTMIFVAIKCKRDNKEIRTYNCRIAEYSYGHQKKSSKKKKISKNDIRLVPRDVEETDKMNVVSCSSLTSSLNYFDYHQQTLPLGCRRSESTFLNVENQNTRNTSANHIYHHSFNSQGPQQPDLIINGVPLPETENYSFDSNYVNSRAHLIKSSTFKDLEGNSLKDSGHEESDQTDSEHDVQRSLYCDTAVNDVLNTSVTSMGSQMPDHDQNEGFHCREECRILGHSDRCWMPRNPMPTRSKSPEHVRNIIALSIEATAADVEAYDDCGPTKRTFATFGKDVSDHPAEERSTLKGKRTVDVTVCSPKVNGAIREAGNGCEAISPVTSPLHLKSPLPTKPSMSYTVALAPPARDLEQYVNNVNNGPSRPSEAEPRGADSEKVMHEVNPILKEGRDKESPGVKRLKDIVL